Proteins encoded together in one Nitrospiraceae bacterium window:
- the hemC gene encoding hydroxymethylbilane synthase → MKQKKIVIGTRGSKLALWQAEWIKSELLKLYPELKIELNKIKTTGDKILDVPLAKVGGKGLFVKEIEEALLRGDADLAVHSMKDVPTDFPKGLHLAVITKREDPRDAFISKMRSFKDLPHGATVGTSSLRRASQLLSIRPDLKIEQLRGNLDTRLRKLDEGKFDAIILAAAGVKRLGWSDRITELIEPSISLPAIGQGAVGIECRIDDEFINKIIAPLNHEDTSICVRAERACLKKLEGGCQVPIAAYAKIISSRIVMDGLVGSVTGDRIIKTHIEGNTQDAEKLGLKLAEDLLLQGAKKILDEVYGQNIRPVNGEIAG, encoded by the coding sequence TTGAAACAGAAAAAAATTGTGATCGGCACACGCGGAAGCAAGCTTGCACTATGGCAGGCTGAATGGATCAAGTCAGAACTTCTCAAGCTTTATCCTGAACTGAAGATTGAGTTGAATAAGATAAAAACAACCGGCGACAAAATACTTGACGTTCCATTGGCAAAGGTCGGAGGCAAGGGACTTTTTGTAAAAGAAATAGAAGAAGCTTTGTTAAGGGGAGACGCAGACCTTGCTGTGCACAGCATGAAGGATGTTCCTACAGATTTTCCAAAAGGCCTTCATCTTGCGGTTATCACAAAAAGGGAAGACCCAAGAGATGCGTTTATATCAAAAATGAGAAGCTTTAAAGATCTTCCGCATGGAGCAACTGTGGGCACGAGCAGCTTAAGAAGAGCATCTCAGCTTTTAAGTATTCGGCCTGACTTAAAAATAGAGCAATTAAGAGGTAATCTCGACACAAGATTGAGAAAACTTGATGAAGGGAAATTCGATGCAATCATACTTGCTGCAGCAGGAGTAAAAAGACTCGGATGGTCAGATAGGATCACTGAGTTAATCGAGCCTTCAATAAGCCTTCCTGCAATCGGTCAGGGCGCTGTTGGAATTGAATGCAGGATCGATGATGAATTCATAAACAAAATAATTGCCCCTCTAAATCATGAAGATACATCAATATGTGTCAGGGCTGAAAGGGCATGCCTGAAAAAACTCGAAGGCGGATGTCAGGTGCCGATAGCAGCGTATGCAAAAATAATTAGCAGCAGGATTGTGATGGACGGACTTGTTGGAAGTGTTACAGGCGACAGAATAATCAAGACACATATTGAAGGCAATACTCAGGACGCAGAGAAGCTGGGGCTTAAACTTGCAGAGGATCTGCTTTTGCAGGGAGCAAAAAAGATATTGGATGAAGTTTACGGCCAGAACATAAGACCTGTTAACGGAGAAATAGCAGGCTGA